The following are encoded in a window of Collinsella aerofaciens genomic DNA:
- the pstC gene encoding phosphate ABC transporter permease subunit PstC, producing MEAQENSKTEQKVQTPKKRELALVSRSTYIKEKALQWIFFACAFLAVVTVILIFVFTTYSALPVFTDIGLADFFSFTWAPSEGHYGILSLLAGSGLVTVGALAMGVPLGVGTAVYLVEIASKRVRKLISPAVDLLAGIPSIIYGFFGMIIIRPFIAQLTGGLGFGALTAWFVLAIMIVPTITTLTIDALNSIPMGIREASYAMGATKWQTIYKVVLPAAKLGIVDAIVLGMGRAIGETMAVLMVVGNAPVIPDSIASPISTLTSQIALDMSYSSGLHRSALFGMGVVLFIISATLVGIVRLISKKKRG from the coding sequence ATGGAAGCACAGGAAAACTCCAAGACTGAGCAAAAAGTTCAGACGCCCAAGAAGCGCGAGCTGGCGCTCGTATCGCGCAGTACCTATATCAAGGAGAAGGCGCTGCAGTGGATCTTCTTTGCCTGCGCGTTCTTGGCGGTCGTTACCGTCATCCTGATTTTTGTCTTTACCACGTACTCGGCGCTGCCCGTCTTTACTGACATCGGTCTGGCGGACTTCTTTAGCTTTACGTGGGCGCCTTCCGAGGGCCACTACGGCATCTTGTCGCTGCTTGCCGGCTCGGGTCTGGTGACCGTCGGTGCGCTCGCCATGGGCGTGCCGCTGGGCGTGGGTACGGCCGTTTACCTGGTCGAGATTGCCAGCAAGCGCGTGCGCAAGCTCATCAGCCCCGCCGTTGACCTGTTGGCCGGCATCCCTTCTATCATCTATGGTTTCTTTGGCATGATCATCATCCGCCCGTTTATCGCACAACTGACCGGCGGCCTTGGTTTTGGTGCGCTGACGGCGTGGTTTGTGCTCGCCATCATGATCGTCCCTACCATCACCACGCTCACCATCGATGCTCTCAATTCCATTCCCATGGGCATTCGCGAGGCATCGTATGCCATGGGCGCCACCAAGTGGCAGACCATCTATAAGGTCGTGCTACCTGCCGCGAAGCTGGGTATCGTTGATGCCATCGTGCTGGGTATGGGCCGTGCCATCGGCGAGACCATGGCCGTGCTCATGGTCGTAGGTAACGCCCCGGTTATTCCCGACAGCATTGCGAGCCCTATCTCGACGCTCACGAGCCAGATCGCGCTCGACATGAGCTATTCCTCGGGTCTGCATCGCTCGGCGCTGTTCGGCATGGGCGTGGTCCTGTTTATCATCTCCGCCACGCTGGTGGGCATCGTCCGTCTGATTTCCAAGAAGAAGAGGGGGTAG
- the pstA gene encoding phosphate ABC transporter permease PstA, with product MSDSVDTTVDTTSSRERIKRALSHGKKGRINKDLSNKIMLCVFRAAAYITTLVLVAIIAYVVINGLPHISLDFIFGWPQGVNAEGGIWPTIVSTVYVTALAMLICTPIAVLAAVYLAEYAKQGKVVELIRYAADALASVPSIVMGLFGYALFVEAMGLGLSMVSAALALALLMLPIVMRTTEEAIRAVPRYIRWGAYGLGATKWQVVSKIVLPSAFGRIATGIVLAIGRAIGETAVVLYTMGQAINLPISPLDSGRPMTVHLYLLANDGINMNAAYGTALLLMVIILTFNLFARFLSRKRR from the coding sequence ATGTCCGATTCCGTTGACACGACGGTCGATACGACCTCGTCGCGCGAGCGCATCAAGCGTGCCCTTTCCCACGGCAAGAAGGGCCGCATCAACAAGGACCTGTCCAACAAGATCATGCTTTGCGTGTTTCGTGCCGCTGCCTACATCACCACGCTGGTGCTGGTCGCTATCATCGCCTACGTGGTCATCAACGGCCTGCCACACATCTCGCTCGACTTTATCTTCGGTTGGCCCCAGGGCGTCAACGCCGAGGGCGGAATTTGGCCCACGATCGTCTCGACCGTCTACGTGACGGCGCTCGCCATGCTTATCTGCACGCCGATCGCTGTGCTGGCAGCCGTCTATCTGGCCGAGTACGCCAAGCAGGGCAAGGTCGTCGAGCTCATTCGCTACGCTGCTGACGCTTTGGCCTCGGTGCCCTCCATCGTTATGGGCCTGTTTGGCTACGCCTTGTTTGTCGAGGCCATGGGCCTGGGCCTTTCGATGGTCTCGGCCGCCCTGGCACTCGCGCTCTTGATGCTTCCCATCGTCATGCGTACCACCGAAGAGGCCATTCGCGCCGTTCCGCGCTATATCCGCTGGGGCGCATATGGCCTGGGCGCCACCAAGTGGCAGGTTGTCTCCAAGATCGTGCTTCCTTCTGCCTTTGGCCGTATTGCCACGGGCATCGTTCTCGCCATCGGCCGTGCCATTGGCGAGACCGCGGTGGTGCTCTATACCATGGGGCAGGCCATCAATCTACCTATTTCGCCGCTCGATTCCGGCCGCCCCATGACGGTTCACCTGTATCTGCTTGCCAACGACGGCATCAACATGAACGCAGCCTACGGCACCGCGCTCTTGCTGATGGTGATCATTCTGACCTTCAACCTGTTTGCGCGCTTCCTGTCGCGCAAGCGTCGCTAG
- the pstB gene encoding phosphate ABC transporter ATP-binding protein PstB has translation MSVYQSAPTLEQAAITAKDFNFWYGDFHALTGLDLNIAKNAITSFIGPSGCGKSTFLRCINRMNDLIEGTRVEGTMTLDGNDIYAEGVDPVDLRRRVGMIFQQPNPFPKSIYENVAFGPRLQGVTSKSDLDDIVEESLKRANLWKEVSNQLNKDGLALSGGQQQRLCIARVLAVQPDVLLMDEPCSAIDPTSVSKVEDLMAELAPEMTIIIVTHSMQQAARISDYTAFFLQEVAGEPATLIEYGQTDAIFTSPVDSRTEDYITGRFG, from the coding sequence ATGTCCGTTTATCAGTCCGCTCCCACGTTGGAGCAAGCGGCCATTACGGCCAAGGATTTCAACTTTTGGTACGGTGACTTTCATGCGCTGACGGGGCTTGACCTCAACATCGCCAAAAACGCCATCACCTCCTTCATTGGCCCTTCGGGCTGCGGCAAGTCGACGTTTTTGCGCTGCATCAACCGCATGAATGACCTGATCGAGGGCACGCGCGTCGAGGGCACCATGACGCTCGACGGCAACGATATCTATGCCGAGGGTGTCGACCCGGTCGATCTCCGTCGTCGCGTGGGCATGATCTTTCAGCAGCCCAACCCGTTTCCTAAATCCATCTACGAGAATGTCGCCTTTGGCCCTCGTCTGCAGGGCGTGACTAGCAAAAGTGACCTCGATGACATCGTGGAAGAATCGCTCAAGCGCGCCAACCTCTGGAAAGAGGTATCCAATCAGCTCAACAAGGATGGTTTGGCGCTCTCGGGCGGTCAGCAGCAGCGTCTGTGCATCGCGCGCGTGCTTGCGGTGCAACCCGATGTCCTTCTGATGGACGAGCCCTGCTCCGCCATCGACCCCACGTCCGTCTCTAAGGTCGAGGATCTGATGGCCGAGCTGGCGCCCGAGATGACGATCATCATCGTCACGCATTCAATGCAGCAGGCAGCTCGCATTAGCGACTACACCGCATTCTTCTTGCAGGAAGTTGCCGGCGAGCCCGCTACGCTCATCGAGTATGGTCAAACCGACGCGATCTTCACCAGCCCGGTGGACTCGCGGACGGAAGACTATATCACCGGCCGCTTTGGCTGA
- a CDS encoding phosphate signaling complex PhoU family protein yields MRKLFSRQLIEARHEMLSIYEAVDLALHDAVKAYVTDDRKLATKTKKRTLSIDARCANLEAVCYNLIATQSPVASDFRLLQTIIYVDFNLQRMTDKVRQICRATRHMIKADISLPKELVGTVEAEAEAVYQVLGSSLSALVTNDMSIICNLAVEDEPVHAAYEKFFRTFNRMDTGDFMDDDSNYDDLRRAIMVSRYLDRIASISIDAACRLTFLLTGQRMTAGDIACTDEDELESMRVPSGEGVIMRPAVDARYVAKVPVNEVSEGLRYLLDHLEDEDDGEDDEE; encoded by the coding sequence ATGCGCAAACTGTTTTCCCGTCAGCTCATCGAGGCCCGTCACGAGATGCTGAGCATCTACGAGGCCGTCGATCTGGCCCTCCACGATGCCGTGAAGGCCTATGTGACCGACGACCGCAAGCTCGCCACCAAGACCAAGAAGCGCACGCTTTCGATTGACGCACGCTGCGCCAACCTGGAGGCCGTCTGCTACAACCTGATTGCCACGCAGTCACCGGTCGCCTCCGACTTCCGCTTGCTGCAGACGATCATCTACGTCGACTTTAACCTGCAGCGCATGACCGATAAGGTTCGCCAGATTTGCCGCGCCACGCGTCATATGATCAAGGCCGACATCTCGCTGCCCAAGGAGCTTGTCGGCACGGTCGAGGCCGAGGCTGAGGCCGTCTACCAGGTGCTGGGCTCTTCGCTTTCTGCGCTCGTCACCAACGACATGTCCATCATCTGCAACTTGGCCGTCGAGGACGAGCCAGTGCACGCCGCCTACGAGAAGTTCTTCCGCACCTTTAACCGCATGGACACGGGCGATTTTATGGACGACGACAGCAACTATGACGACCTGCGCCGCGCCATCATGGTATCGCGCTATCTCGATCGCATCGCCTCGATTTCCATCGATGCCGCCTGCCGTCTGACCTTCCTGTTGACCGGACAGCGTATGACTGCCGGTGATATCGCCTGCACTGATGAGGATGAGCTCGAGAGCATGCGCGTGCCTTCGGGCGAGGGTGTTATCATGAGGCCCGCCGTCGATGCACGCTACGTTGCCAAGGTGCCCGTTAACGAGGTCAGCGAGGGTCTTCGCTACCTGCTCGATCATCTTGAGGATGAGGACGATGGCGAGGACGACGAGGAGTAA
- a CDS encoding YggS family pyridoxal phosphate-dependent enzyme gives MDNYLDLMRARREQILERFYAALDRAGRPHDAARLIAVSKTVGVDETVAAIQAGYRHFAENRPQELVRKLTGLAEHPELPEVRFDMIGNLQTNKINAVLGSAELIHSVGSLHLAQAISSRAARKIEAGELAGPQRVLIEVNVSGEESKGGFSPDEIRAAAGELAELEGICVQGLMTMAPRGNKDMARRTFAGLRELRDELEAAHPDLNLPELSCGMSEDFEPALEEGSTLVRLGRVVFSPEFAVK, from the coding sequence ATGGATAACTATTTGGACTTGATGCGCGCTCGCCGCGAGCAGATTCTGGAACGTTTTTATGCGGCGCTCGATCGCGCGGGCCGTCCCCACGACGCCGCGCGCCTCATTGCCGTGTCCAAGACCGTTGGTGTCGATGAGACCGTTGCCGCCATCCAGGCGGGGTATCGCCATTTTGCCGAGAATCGCCCGCAGGAGCTGGTTCGCAAGCTCACAGGTTTGGCGGAGCATCCGGAGCTGCCCGAGGTGCGCTTCGATATGATCGGCAACCTGCAGACCAATAAGATCAATGCGGTGCTGGGCTCAGCCGAGCTGATTCACTCGGTGGGTTCGCTGCATCTGGCGCAGGCGATCTCGAGCCGTGCTGCCCGCAAGATTGAGGCAGGCGAACTCGCCGGCCCCCAGCGTGTGCTCATTGAGGTCAATGTGAGTGGTGAGGAGTCGAAGGGAGGCTTTTCGCCCGATGAGATTCGCGCCGCCGCGGGTGAGCTTGCGGAACTTGAGGGAATTTGCGTACAGGGGCTTATGACTATGGCGCCCCGGGGGAATAAGGATATGGCACGCCGCACCTTTGCGGGGCTTCGTGAGCTGAGGGATGAGCTGGAGGCGGCGCATCCCGATTTGAACCTGCCTGAGCTTTCCTGCGGCATGAGCGAAGACTTTGAGCCTGCCCTTGAGGAGGGCTCTACGCTCGTTCGCCTGGGCAGGGTAGTATTTAGCCCGGAGTTTGCAGTAAAATAA
- a CDS encoding cell division protein SepF: protein MGFLDEIKNKMHLGGQQGYDQGYGQDDDYGYDDGYDDSYQGNGYSGASGEGFYTQDEPSNGLLGQTRRGEAESVAVYTRSGQLVGDDSRHATTYNPPSRSQDSVASGYRPGAYDTPSSYAENTRARAAAAPAPAPSDASAYASNIINATPQLPAYVLRPESYDDVETVVRRVRTKQPVALIFVGVRTEVAKRVLDFSYGFACGLGATVKEVGDRVFMVLPAGCEVKDSDLKKLRADGYLK from the coding sequence ATGGGCTTCCTTGACGAGATTAAAAATAAGATGCACCTGGGCGGCCAGCAGGGTTACGACCAGGGTTATGGCCAGGACGACGACTACGGCTACGATGACGGCTATGACGATAGTTATCAGGGCAACGGCTACAGCGGTGCTTCGGGCGAGGGCTTCTACACCCAAGACGAGCCGAGCAACGGCCTGCTTGGTCAGACGCGCCGCGGTGAAGCTGAGTCGGTTGCCGTGTATACGCGCTCCGGTCAGCTGGTCGGCGATGACTCCCGCCATGCCACGACGTATAACCCGCCTTCGCGCTCGCAGGACAGTGTTGCGAGCGGTTATCGTCCCGGTGCCTATGACACGCCGTCGAGCTACGCCGAGAATACCCGCGCCCGTGCCGCCGCTGCACCCGCGCCTGCACCGAGCGATGCCTCGGCCTATGCGAGCAATATCATCAACGCCACGCCGCAGCTGCCGGCCTATGTCCTGCGCCCCGAGAGCTATGACGACGTGGAGACTGTGGTGCGCCGCGTTCGCACCAAGCAGCCTGTCGCACTGATTTTTGTGGGCGTACGCACCGAAGTTGCCAAGCGCGTCTTGGACTTCTCTTACGGCTTTGCCTGCGGTCTGGGTGCCACGGTCAAGGAGGTGGGCGACCGCGTGTTCATGGTGCTGCCCGCCGGCTGCGAGGTCAAAGATTCCGATCTCAAGAAGCTTCGTGCTGACGGCTATCTTAAGTAA
- a CDS encoding YggT family protein — MFNFYSTLIVVYCFMTWIPMKQGGLLQDIAAVLDSVCGPWLNLFRRFIPPLGGVDFSPVVAIIALQLVQRLILQLLIGILV, encoded by the coding sequence CTGTTCAACTTCTATTCCACGCTCATTGTCGTCTACTGCTTTATGACGTGGATTCCCATGAAGCAGGGCGGCCTGCTGCAGGATATCGCCGCGGTGCTCGATAGCGTCTGCGGTCCGTGGCTCAACCTGTTTCGTCGGTTTATTCCGCCGTTGGGCGGCGTTGATTTTTCGCCGGTCGTTGCGATTATTGCGTTGCAGTTGGTGCAGAGGCTGATTCTGCAGCTTCTTATAGGTATACTCGTATAG
- a CDS encoding DivIVA domain-containing protein encodes MAITPADIQAQTFSEAKRGYDPAEVDVFLETLSSEVDAMLAKIVDLKGRLTATEQQLADTQAQLAQAQDAAAQAVPAAPVAAPAPDFSAQERQISAALIAAQQTAEGIVNDANENAERIRNEADAKAREVIRQALTEKQAELEEIDRLKASREEFKAEYLKLIQHFMDDAQNSFPSDLMASTPVGSAASPAVTVPAAEPLPVADPVVPVADPFAPIDNFAADDLD; translated from the coding sequence ATGGCTATTACCCCTGCTGACATCCAGGCTCAGACTTTCTCTGAGGCCAAGCGCGGCTATGATCCCGCCGAGGTCGACGTCTTTTTGGAGACGCTGTCCTCCGAGGTTGACGCTATGCTTGCCAAGATTGTCGATCTTAAGGGTCGTCTGACTGCCACCGAGCAGCAGCTTGCCGACACGCAGGCTCAGCTTGCCCAGGCTCAGGACGCTGCCGCTCAGGCCGTTCCCGCCGCTCCTGTGGCCGCTCCCGCACCCGACTTCTCCGCTCAGGAGCGCCAGATCTCCGCTGCGCTGATTGCTGCCCAGCAGACCGCCGAGGGCATCGTCAACGATGCCAACGAGAACGCTGAGCGCATCCGCAACGAAGCCGACGCCAAGGCCCGCGAGGTCATCCGTCAGGCCCTGACCGAGAAGCAGGCCGAGCTCGAGGAGATCGACCGTCTGAAGGCTTCCCGTGAGGAGTTCAAAGCCGAGTACCTCAAGCTCATCCAGCACTTCATGGACGATGCGCAGAATTCCTTCCCGTCCGACCTTATGGCCTCCACGCCGGTCGGTTCTGCGGCTTCTCCTGCAGTGACCGTTCCCGCCGCCGAGCCGCTGCCTGTCGCTGATCCGGTTGTTCCCGTGGCTGACCCCTTCGCCCCGATCGACAACTTTGCCGCCGACGACCTGGACTAG
- a CDS encoding nitroreductase family protein, translating to MSYLDLARGRYSCREFEARAVEQAVVDAIVEAGRIAPSACNNHPTRVMVLDTPELLEKAAACQPRFARDGSIFGAPLIFLICSVTDDAWVRPYDQMNSSAIDTSIVCDHMMMEAEEQDLGTCWVCHFKPELARERFNLPEGVYPYHMLVCGYPADHIADPEHRDARTIPLSDFLLK from the coding sequence ATGTCTTATTTGGATCTGGCTCGGGGTCGGTATTCTTGTCGTGAATTTGAGGCTCGGGCTGTGGAGCAGGCTGTGGTGGATGCCATTGTTGAGGCTGGACGCATTGCTCCTTCTGCTTGTAATAACCATCCAACCCGTGTGATGGTGTTAGATACGCCCGAGCTTTTGGAGAAGGCGGCTGCTTGTCAGCCTCGGTTTGCTCGTGATGGGTCCATCTTTGGCGCTCCGCTCATCTTCCTCATTTGCAGCGTTACCGACGACGCTTGGGTTCGCCCCTATGACCAGATGAACTCCAGCGCTATCGACACCTCGATTGTTTGCGATCATATGATGATGGAGGCCGAGGAGCAAGACCTGGGAACGTGTTGGGTATGCCATTTTAAGCCCGAGCTAGCCCGAGAGCGGTTCAACCTGCCCGAGGGCGTCTATCCCTATCACATGCTCGTCTGCGGCTATCCTGCCGACCACATCGCCGATCCCGAGCATCGCGATGCCCGCACCATTCCCCTCTCCGACTTCCTCCTCAAGTAG